AACAAGATATcaacaattttgaaataataaagggTTAAAGTAgactttctaattttttaaaagcgaATAAAACCTTTACTAGAGCCAAATGGATATATAGCAAAGCAACattctttatttaacttttgaatttaatttaagagaatttttttaggtattattataaagatgtATGATACAAAAGATGATAAACTGCAAGATGCGATGATCTctcttaacatttttatggAGAGAAGATTCTAAattggttaaaaaaaaaatattattacaaaaacgTCCGACAGTTTTGGAACATTCtgtatctatacatatatccttTGTTCATCCCACATTTACACATGAAATCTAATCCTGGAAAAAAgttcttaatatattaatcggATGTACTTGGAATCACGTTTGCGCGCTGCATGCACAATAAGTACAATTCATTCTATGTAAATTTGTTGTAACATTTAGTTTCTGTGGGAGTGTTTCCTTGTTTCGTCCTTGATGTTGCGGCGAATCATAATATAGAGAAATCGTTATTGCGTGTAGATGCAGCACTATAACGATGTCTGATTCACGTCGCGAAAGAGCGAAGGGGAGAGGAGGCGCAGGTACCATCTTGCGTAACAGCTCTGTTGTTCCGCGCTGTAGCAACATTGCGTGGCGTTGATgcaatattcaaaaatatctgCATTGTATACTGCAACGGCGATCGCGTATGTACGTTAATGTGCATCATGTGCGCGCAAGTAAATTTGCATGGGAGTCACGTCGAGCATTATTGCCTATGACACTCAAGGCAATATTTTCGGCGTCGACACAAACATGTTGTCGTTTTCAAGGCTTCTTTGAAACGAGTAGCTCCAAGCAAGCAGATGGAGTTAGATCATCCACACCGACTGGCGGAAAGACCATAAGCTCACGCTCTTATCGtgaacatttatattaatctgatATGTATTCTAAAAAAGAGCAGAAAAGAGATCGATATTATACTCACCATCAacaagattaatatatatctatttctactatttgtgtatatatatatatatatacatatatatgtgtgtatatatgtttaatatatattttaatatatatattatatatatatttgtttgaaaaaggaatgaagagaaaaaatagattgatcaatttaatcatttatatattatatattgcaatagACGAAAGTCACGAAAAATCTCAGAAAATATGTtggaaatttgataaaaaatcaaatcatTTCAACTACTTCAGTAGTTctgttaaagaaataaaaaataatttttactaatgtttatttcaaaacaatAATGACGCAACTTTTCGATTCTTCTTCGAAGATAATTAACAAGAAGATATCGTATTCTGAAAgtaagagaagagaaaatcACGTGCATGAACAATTACGCaatcataaattttcataactttCACTTATTTGCATTGATTAATTTGGTACatatatttcgtaattatCCTTCATCttataagttattatttttacgagtTCCATCTTCTTATCAAACACACAAGCTATGGAGTGTACGTGTAGATAAATACTTAactgctatttttatttcttcaatttctctctctctctctctctctctctctctctctctctcatcagtgtttcgatatttttcgataatgTTATCAATCTCTCGATGTTCTGATCTCGCTAATAGCAATCATAAATAGTGCACAATATCTGGGCACTAATAAAGGGATTCATTACGCAATTGTTTACAAAACCAACGGAAGTTAATAAATCGCTTATTTTCACGACGAGATTACGTCACTGGactgaaaatttttatggCGCATTTCAGCAGAGCACAGTAATTCGCATCTTTGCATTACTTGGTCATATGTGTAAGCTCGTCGTAATATAGGCGACATCTTCgcccctctttttcttctttttcttggtAATAATAATGGCACTCGATTCCTAGCCGGTTCGATACGGCTACCatcaaaattgaataatattttagtacaAATGTCGGATGCAACTCTAAATCAAATGCACGATATGAAGTCGGATATGTGTGTTTGTTAGTGTTTGCAGTGATGAACTCAAGTGTAGGTTTGTTAAGCCTAAAAGATTGTGTGGCATCATTGCCTCGTCTTCGGCCGCATGTACGAACGTCGTTCGGCTACTTTGAACGAATGGGTGGGAGATCGACATCTCATCCCGAAGCATCGTCGGTAGTGGCGGCGGCCGCGCTGCGCGTTTCTCGTCAGTCAAATCGCGATCGTCGTTGCGCGATCATTCGAcgcgttttatataaatctcgGCACGCGCGGATCGACCAGCGTACAAAACTAAATCACATCGAGAAGTAAGCGAATAAGACTGGCGGACTTTATTCCGGTTATGCGCTCTCTGCGACGATATATTCTCTgactttatatctttttcacatatatatacacaaaaagaaatataaaacataaattagtGATTTAACTCATAATAAACAAACTGATAATTGTCCAAGATTGTTTATATaaagcggtattaatttttttcaaacggtgatttatatattaaacaaataaaattccgaattatcataaattaaaacgaaaagttacatttatataatatctttcaCCCATTGTATCTATAAACTCAActgaaatgtttttatatgcatttataaatCACGCTCTATACGCTAGAACTGAATTAACTTTCTGTAGGAAGACACGCGGCTAAATATACATACCAATATGTGTTATGTGAGATACGTgtgaaagatttatataaatataaatcccAGCTCTCTCTTCTggtttgaattataatatcgAGATATGTGagaataatattgattattatacatCGTATGTGTGTACACTATACGTAGAATAGATAACAAGTTTGTAACAACAAAACTTtcacaatgttttattataatattataataaaacattttaacgttaaaacgttttagaaatttatttgtcgTTCCtttgtttaaaagtttaaacaattatatatttaaacttatatttttcttaagtttCGGTAGTTAACAATTATTGTTTTCAAATTCAAACTAAAAAGAAGAGCATTGTAAGattctttcattaaaattctgcgtttttttttaaacacgtATTATTGAAGCTTCTCTCTACACATGTCTGTCACATCTCCTTCCATCCGTAGAAACAGACTTAAACAACGGCGCGGTGCGTAATATCGGATTTgcaaagaagagagagaggaaagataACTTTAGTGATACTCGCACTAAGACATCAAAGACATTATCAACTTCATTGATGATGGAGCGATTGATGCTGCTGGCCTTTCTAGCTACCGTAGCATTATGTCACGAGCCATTTCAAGTGATCTTTGAATGGAAGTCGATTGACTTCGAGTGGCCTTCAGACGAGGAGCGACAATATGCTATAACGCGCGGCGATTACATACCGGCAAACAACTTCATCACTACTGTGAAATTCTGGAAGGACAAAATGTATTTGACGTTACCGCGATGGAAAGACGGTGTACCTGTGACGCTGAGCGTTACGTCGGCGAAACCGATCAATGGCATAACGGCGCCCAAGTTGGAGGCTTTTCCTAACTGGCCCATGCAGAAGCTGGGTGACTGCACGGCATTCCAACTGGTCCACAGCATAGAGATTGATCCTAAGGGTCGCATGTGGGTACTCGATACCGGACGACCCACGTCTCTCAGGGAATCCAAAGCCGACTGCTCGCCGCGCCTTGTTATTCTCGACCTCGAGAACAACGGCAAAATCCTTCGTTCTTACCAGTTCCCTGAACACGTGGCACGTCGCACAAACGCGTACCTCAATGACATTGTTCTCAATCACGAGGACGGCGGCATAGCATATATCACCGACACTGGCACTACTGATCCCGGCATCATTGTATACTCGTTAAAGGATAACAACTCGTGGAAGGTCCGACACGATTCTATGAAGGCCAAATCAGAAGCGGTCGGATTCATGGTAGCGAAGACGCATGTAATCAATCCAGTACATGTGGACGGCATAGCACTTTCACCAGCGAGCAGTCGCGACAGGTATCCTCAGATCAGTATTTTTTTGCACGAGATATAATCGATTTCTTTTTGCTAAGTTATCAGGACCAAATGTCTccttttttatgaaattttctctcattttccGTTATTCCAATTGCACATTtgcaaaatgaaaatattgcaTGCTCTGTCTCTCATTCATGATCAAGTGACAAATATAAGAGGAAGAGGAGCGCAAGAAGAAAACATCACTTTACGAGGATAATAGTGTTTCCACAAAATGGAGAATATTAATCCAAAAGTGTGCCacactttattataagaatgATGGACTCCACTCTCTTAAAAtcaattagtaaaaaattgcTGACTGAATTAGTAAAACAGTGACCGACAATCAGTAAGTATTTACTGATTTTTAGTGGACATACTCCCAACCTGCTCCTTCATAAAGTTAGGTTATAATGCGTTCATGTAATAACGTTATGCGCGATCGCGAGTCAATCGGAATCTTTGCTTTTGCTGCATGACATTCTTCTTTTGTTTTCCGAGCAACGAGCATTCCATATGCCACATATCAATTAAGAAGACGAAGATTCTTCTCTTTGTTCCGTCTGCAGATATTATATGAATGAAGTGTAAACATACTCTCTACAGTACAATCAGTGTATTATTACTGAAAAGCAGTGAATATTCACtgataaacatatattataagtatataccgtATTATAAATACcactgaaaataattaagtgaTTGACTTATCACTGTTTTCGGTGACAATACACCATTGTatcaaatagaaatattactttGCCTTTTGTTTGATGACAATGCTTTAAGAATATTTGTtcacttattaataattgctagttttaatttatatacgattaaaTATGGACAAAAATGCAGCAAACAAAACTCTATTTACAACTATATGACTCATATTTGTCATGGCATGCTCTGTTATCTGGGAACATGGGATTTCACTAAACAAAGAAGCGAAAAATCAGCAATACTTTTATAacattctattttctttttcattctcACTTTTATTCATTTCCCTTTCCTCAtcattatcttcttttatatataaaatctcgtCTTCTAAAAAAAGTTCTCACAGTTCTCATAGTtctcaaaaattgaaattattaaaatcttctgTAACTGACACTATTTATTCAAACTTAATACTTTCCTGTAAATTTTCTATcgaaattttatgtttatgtaaGATTTTC
This sequence is a window from Temnothorax longispinosus isolate EJ_2023e chromosome 11, Tlon_JGU_v1, whole genome shotgun sequence. Protein-coding genes within it:
- the LOC139821546 gene encoding dopaminechrome tautomerase, whose translation is MMERLMLLAFLATVALCHEPFQVIFEWKSIDFEWPSDEERQYAITRGDYIPANNFITTVKFWKDKMYLTLPRWKDGVPVTLSVTSAKPINGITAPKLEAFPNWPMQKLGDCTAFQLVHSIEIDPKGRMWVLDTGRPTSLRESKADCSPRLVILDLENNGKILRSYQFPEHVARRTNAYLNDIVLNHEDGGIAYITDTGTTDPGIIVYSLKDNNSWKVRHDSMKAKSEAVGFMVAKTHVINPVHVDGIALSPASSRDRQVYYSPLSSFHLYSIPVSALKNNVTNIDRYVRELGRKSSQTDGMAMSSTGVIYFGLLADDAISMWDTKNIASFTVGQRVISRDHVLTQWPDSFAFDDDGNFWCVTNMLQNFLNNRVDINVPNYRLIRSRVGVKNYQYYENGTAPELPDFTAGADSVRLVLAALLPTILILIAK